gcatattttttcaaatgccttGCTAGTGTCCACCTATGTCTGAAGGGGAAACATTCAATAACGTATGTATAGGACAGCAGCTTAAATTCTAGAAACTTTCATCGATCGTAGGCTAAAATCATGACAATTTCAGTGAAATTACTACTGCACCTCTATCTTCTTCGTTTGCATCGTAGATTGAAAAAGTTTCATTACTGTCTCGTGCAATTCTGGGTTAGTGGGGATCGATTGATGTTCGGTAATGCGCTCATTGCATTCCTGCGGTGGAAAGCCGCATAACTGGCGTCGAATCTCCAGATCCCGGCGAGCACTCAACGCACGACTATGTGATCCCGAGGATCGCAATATGAGATTGCGACGTGCCTGTGCACGATTGCGCATGGCTACGTGAACGGATGCTACGGGATGAAGAATTTTATCGATTCCAGCTAGATTCGCTTCCTGCTCACTGGTCTCACTGGTCGGAGTTGGTTCCTCACTTTTAATGATAGACTGTTTTTGTTCTAGTTCTTCTTGTGCCTCTTGTTCTTCTTCGTCCAAAACTTcctttttgatttttattccattgaAGAGTTGTTCTTCCTGTTCTTTCTTTACAGCGGCTACTTTCTGTTGTTCGGCAGCAGCGGCAGCCGCTTTGAACTCCTCAATctcttcgcgtaacttttcctTGGACTCTGTAAGAACACGCTGTGCGTATGCTTCCCCAGCAAGTCGCACAGATATTCCAATGTCCAATAGAATGTGGTGAGCCTTCCAACGGTTGCGTGCCGACACGGGAATTGTCTGTTCGGGTTTTAATTTGGCACGTGTTTCGTGAGCTAAGCTAGCCCAGTCTACACCTAAAGCATCTCCAAGACCTGTTAAACGAAAAATAGGTGttagttgtttttctttttgtttgccGTAAACTACATCCGCTTTTATCAAGAACTCACCTTTaactttgttctcttcctccagTTCACCATCGGAAATTTCTTCAAAGTCTAGATCCATCTCTTCCTTCAATTCCTTGTTGGCGTGAAGTTTACCTGCTTCTTTGGCGTCCTTCGGATCGTGATCGGATATGGCCGAAGCTCCGGTTTCTTCTTGATGATTGCCACCCGATGGATGCTGTTGTGATTCGCTCGTTGAGACATTCTCCAAACTATTGCCTTGGCTAAGGAGAGCGTCGTGGTCAGTCGATGGCTGCTTGTCATCACTCAGTGATTCGTTCAATTGACTTGTCACGTCCTAGACGGAGAAAATCGAGAATCATTGAACGTTATTTGCGGTATTGGTATTGAATGAAAACGTAAAAAGCGTGCTAGGAAGATTAAATTGCAATGAATCAAATACAGGATAACATAAAGAATATATTATAGAAATTAGGAGAACTGTTCAAAAAGATAATAAAAATGATTTGTTGCTGAATTCGACCGTGTTCAGTTTTTTGCCGTTGAACGCTCTACCATCGTTCAAGGTTTGATATTTTTGTCCAGGAAATGCAATTTTATTTGCGTTTTTTTTACTATCGATCAGCCGGGATATTTCAATTGACAATTCGACATAAATCTATGAAACTTAAAAGGAATACAAGCCAAGCAGCTGAAAACGTACTCAAATCAAACAACCACACAACGTCAAACCGATATCAACGCAAAGAAAAAGAGTACATACGATCGGAAAGGACGGTTTATTGCCATCATCCATGCTGGCATAAAAGTCGGGTGGAAATCCCGCACCTGGACCACCGATACAACCATCGTATGATTTGTACCGAGCTTTAGATAAAAAAGGACGTCTGGGGAGAGGCCGCGAAGATTGTTGTTGGTTCTGTTGAAATTGATGCGAATTGTGCTGCAGGACCTGTGATGAAATCGTCGCCGACGATGAGGTGCCGAGAGATGTCGCCGTACTGGACAGCGGTACCGATGCGGAAACATCCGATGAACCAACCGTACCCGGCTGAGTCGGGGAATTGTTCAGGTCGTCATCCTAATCCAAGCAGCGTGGTGCGAAATATaacattttaatgaaactgattgGTACCGATGAAAGCTGATTCGTGAAATCTCAAAGAAAGTTGAATTTGCTCAACTCAAAGTAAAACTTTTGTTCATCGACAAAACTGCTAAAAGTGAACTGTAAATTGCGAACCATATCATGAATTGTTTAAGAAAAGAACTGGAGATATTGTACCATTAGGCACCTGTGCATTGGTAGAGTCGACATGTTATTtggccgattactcgacttcaaatcaatgaattgtgataaaatcagaAACAATATCTTTatttcggctctaagaagcaatatcacagaaaaaatagtttgaaaattgcaCATTACTGCTATAATAGTAATGCGAAAGCTCGAAGTGAATgctcctattttcatcttacccttatAGTAAACAGCGACAGCACATTAATTAAAGTgagctaatggttttcgtatatgagatgactactggagctaaGATGAGTGGGGGTACTGTTACCTTACGTTAGAAGATTTTGATATCTTTTTCTACTAAAAAGAGTGTGACGAATCACAACAGAAGAGTGACGAATCACAACAGAAACGTAAATGAAGCGTATGATCTGGAAACTTTAATGATATCGTTCAATTGAGGTCATTAATTAGACCCGAATTACTACTTTTCGAGGCATTCGAATCGGTCTTTTCATCATATCCAATCTCTTTTTCTCATTGTGAAAGACTTGGTACGAGCAACTTAAGTGAAGATCCATGGGTTTTAGGTGGTACATACACAAGGAAATGGATTCCTGAGCGCCCATTTCAAGGTTAAAGACAGATCAAAACtattatatcgattttgattgacTCTTTTCGGCAAACATTAACTGAGAGAAGCGAAAGATATGAAAagaaaagacggataggtattctagattgaatcagttataaatttaaaacggaaaagctagcctaggcaggctcatataagcatgatcagaagaaagaatTGAATTCTATTTTGTCTTGTACTCGagggggtcgaacactaaaGTGCAATTCTTCACTACATTGTGCTAATGACACTGGTCTgttctttcttctgatcatgcttGTCAagaagaaccaatcaaaatcgatatagtagacattatgcggTAATTCAAAAGCAAATCAAAGATCAAAATTATGTTCGATTGCGTTCTGGTGACAACAGTTGAGGTGCTATGTTTCAGTAGTATTATTAAAGGCTGGTAGGATAATGACAGCGACATAACCGTAtgatgtgaatacgaaaaagAAGGATCGTTCAAGGTCTTTAACACTGACTTCGAATATGAAAGAGTATTTGGACCTGAACTTACTctcagtgatggcatttcactaaagTAATACACTAGTGCGTAAGTTTTATTtttacactgcggatacatttggtgTGCtgcacacaaagaggaaagtgcacttcttctcagtgtccattagacagactttgagtgtgtgtgcttgtgttgaacgaagctggtgcgagagaaccacattctcttcgcatgaatcgttctcacgtgctctcgcctaaatacatccAAATGGAGACGGACATCTCTGCTTACCATATTACTGGTCCAATCGAGAGTTCATATCGAGATCCAGCATCTGGTCCTACCATACAACTGGATCTGTACTTGAAACTGGATCCGTAATATGAAGCGGAGAGATGAGCATcagtgttgaaaaaaaaaacaaaatttcaaaaatcgcgAAAATTTTTTGCAagttattttcagacaaaaaTCATCAGAAAAGTCACTGAAGAAATGTTTACTAcaggttttttttgcaaatacaATTTCCActgaaacttgacaaaacatcagTTGAGAAAAGTTCACTAACGAAGATTCtcctcgatgatatttaagaaaaaagtttcgcgcattgaatatatctgatatgtatctcgaacagaagatttttaagaaatgaattttcatagccgttgtTTTGCAATCCTTTGCAGAATGCATGAATTCAAgacctggattcaggaactgagtttcgaacctggaatttaaaactgaattttgaaatcgaattatgaccttgaattttgaatctaaattctACAACTGAATTTTGTAATTGAATTTTCGTGCTACATTCTGGACATGGTTTCTACAAACGAACTCTCAATTTGAGCTATAGAATTGATTTctcgattctggaactgtattctgaaTCTGGTATCAGGAACTGAATATATGAATTTCTTCGCATCATCTGGAAAGCCATCTCggaccgttaatatttttactgtatttcaATGATGTCAGTTTTTCTCTGGATAGTCCTAGCTCatcgtttgctgatgatgtcAAGATTTACTACATTATCTATTACTTTATTAGCCTTTTTTTCAGCGACAATTGACAATATTCgacacttcagcagagaatctgagATAATCAGTCAGTTTGAATGATTCAcgatcgaatctagtgatcgtatgtcgaactcaaatcaaACACCTCGTCATTccaaatgttgtttacatcttaTGAATTCTCAATCATTTtgatattactggaaatgaatgggttgATGAGTTAGCTTTATCTTTGTCAACCAattgattcgttcttgggctgcatccaaatatgccagctactggcgatgCTTACCAACtcgcgctcagacaaaagcaattTTGGCAGATTTGGATCTGAAGATGTCAAATGTTTACTGTATTTACCAAACataattgcagtattctggtcagagttcAACTATGACATGACTATTATTCAGcgtgctgaatattattcgtgtgatttgtgtgtaaTTATGTGATTATCCCGCATTAACGCAACTACGCGTCCGGGTTTTTTTCCATATAcggttgaatctgtgtatggagaattaaaattgaaggatattctatcgtttctcactcaATGTAAGGAACTATAGTcagaggggttcatcgttcttcctgtaaTAATTGTTTTCTTTATGTATTGACCCTAAATGGTTTTAGCTGATTGTTTGGCATCATTTCTCTCTCGTTCTGAATACTTCTATGAGTCCAGAATGAAGTCGCTTTTGTaacatctctaaatcctctcgggagttAACGGTTTTCTTAAATGCTCCAAATAACCagaggaacgtgccacttgagccagttAGTTATGATTCCTGAGACctggattctaaaactgaattctggaattgttctagagttcagttccggaattaggctcaaagattcaatttagttaagaattcaggtccaggtccaggatcTGGATCAGTATTACGATAGATCCAAATTCAAGACCAGAATCTCGGCCTGGACCAGTAATATGGCAAATCTAGATCCAGATCCATGGATAGATTCTGCCCTAAAATCTGAATTTGGACCTAAacaaaaattctggaactaaatctgGGGTGGTATCATGTAAGATGATcatcaccaagttctgtcaccactgctgaaaggctaacatcactatcaaacgttggcattacgtaaggtgatagtcaccacgatttaatcaccttcatgtcaaaatggacTTACACTTTCATATGTGATTCCTCctaatatcaacggtatacgccacattcatattttactgctgaaaaattgacgtttcttgacaggtgattAATGGAGTGAAATTGGTTCAATCACCtgtgatggtgatagtaaaagtgatcaccttcgttgattccaaacattctggtgatcacctctttattaccaggaggtgatagtcaTTTATCATCTTACATGGTTCCACCCCTGGGTTTTGAAATTGGCTCCGGGCCTGGTTGGTGGAACTGCATTTTAGAAATTAATTTTAGATCTGGTTTCATGAACTGAATCCTGATCCTGGATTCTAGAAATAATATTTGGAATCGAATTCTGATCTTGAGTGCCAGCCTAGTTTCAGGACCTGATCTAGATACATGAATTTTATATCTGAACtgagattctgaacctgaattctgaaattaaattttaaatttttgggactaaattctagcactgaactctGCACCTAAATTTTTGATATTATTTCTGAAACTAGAATCAGGAACTGAAAtccggattctggaactgaattctgaacttgatttCTACGCCGAACACTGAATGAAAATTTTGGAATTCACTTTTTGAATTGAATTCTGCAACTAAACTGTCCACCTGAACTCGGGATTTGAAATAAGAACCTTGATACTGAATCTTGAATCTGGGGTGGCATTTTGCAAACAATTGGAGTTGAATTTTTGACCTGTTttctagacctggattctggaactgaatataGGTCCTAGGATCTGGAAATGCATCCTTAACccgaattctaaaaaaataatctgaattctggaataaagttacagaatccaggttcagaattcagtttcaaaactgagctctggaattcagttcagttcagATTCAGAACCTAAGTCGTGGTCCTGGATTCCGCGGAACTGAATCATGAGTTTGCATTCTGAACTTCGGAGTCTGAATTCTGcacctgaattctagaactgattaTTGGAatcgaattctggaactgaaatttgaacctgagttctggtactgaattctgaatctaaatTCTACACCTAGTTCTGGATTGATAtaagaatttaatttttgaactgaattcaggatATGGATTCTGCAACTGAACTCTAAACCTGATCTCCCTTTCATACCTACCCACTAGATAAAGTGACAAATTTCGTTAACTGCATCAAAACCATCGTCCGAacccgagaaaggcaaacacgcgtcaTGTATTTTCGTATATATAACGGTACTCCCGTCGTACAAAACGAACGAACGTCGAAATTTCGAACAGTATAGAGATTTAAAAtatcataatcaatattcagttgATTCTGCGCAATCGAAGAAAATGCTATTTACATTGTTGAACATAGAACAGATCAAAATAATTGGTTCTTTTAAGGACCAGTTAATCAATCCCAAAAAAACTGATAGCGATATTTTATAATCTTGCAGGTTTATTATTtacttttgtttgttttattatcGACTTTAACCGTTTATGATCAGTCTCCGCTTtgtatttttcatattactggCTTTTACCTTTTCTGATCAATCCACCGTTTTAAATAACATTTGTTCATGCataacatgaatttgatttttcaagtgatttagcTTCTACTCAACAGCTTGAACAATTATTTACTTTTTATGTTCGTTTTCTGCTGATTTAAACGATATTTGTTTGTCAACCAGCCTGCGAGACCAGAGCCTTATACTCTGAACCACCGGCTAGGGTTATCTTTCCAGAGCCACGATTGTCAACAAACTAATAGGATTATCTATATTTAAAAGCGTGAAGGAAACCTCTCGAATTTGTTCATATCCCCGTCAATCCGACTCTCATTACTCGGACATTACCCATCAACCTGTTTTTTAGACTAAAACAAGATATAATCCGAATTACGTttagttttgttccgattatagagaTTTCAATATGTTTTCGAGACAGATAAACTGTATGCGGTTTGGAGTCGAATCCCCAGGTAGGTTGCGTGAAAGATAATTTCTTCACAAAACTGTTACTCATCATAAAACCCGTAACTAAAAAGAATCCCACACAATGAACCTACCTCTTCCCTTGTCAGAATGTCGTCCAGGTCGTCACTAATTTCACTGAGGTTATCCTCATCCAATGCTAAATCAGCAGCTGTTGTTTCGGGAGCCTTTTCTAGACTGGGCGACACAAATGGAGCTGCTTCCGCATCAGCATCAGAAGCAGTAGCCGAGACATTAGTCACTGCcgtagtcgtcgtcgtcgttgtcgtcgaaACCGCTGCCGGAGTAACTGAGACAGTAGGAGGGGGTGCGACAGTCTCCAATTCATCATCCCAttcagcaacagcagcaactgGTGCAACGGTATCCGCTAATTTGCCGATGCTAGACGATGCCGGTTGACCGGATGTTTCGGATGGTTTGGGTGACAATTTCACCACTTCTGAGCGGTGAGTGAGAATTTCTCGATTTTCATTTCCCGACTGTTGCATCGACGTACTTGGACCAGACGGTTGGTGCTGATTTCCCGATCCAGTTGATTGCGGTTGGTGTTGTTGATGCGGAACGCTTAGATTTTGCTGAGTACGATTAATACTATATTTGCTTTGATTTCCGAAACGGCTCGGTCCGATCCCAATGTGTGTTTTACGCCCAGCGTTGAATATCGGTTGATGAACAGGATGATGACGTCGGAACATCCCACGATCGTTTCCAGCATTGGGTGCTTCGCCAAGTCTTCCTGCTAATTTATGCCGTGGGACAAAGTCCATCTCTTCCTTAGGTTTTGCATGCCAATTAGAGCCTTGATTTTGCTCAGGATGACTCTGTTGCCAACGTCGACCTCCACCATGGACGTGTGTGTGTGCTGACGGTCCAACCGCAGCAAGATCGTCATGCTCCCATTGGCGTTCCTGTTGATACTTCCATTCACCGCGTTCTTTTTCTTTGGCCCAACCGTCTGCTTCTTTCCAATGACCATCGTCCCAGCTTCGAGATGTTCCCTGGTACGGTTCCTGGCTATGGCTGTGACTATGCGATGCCTGAATGTGGTCCCGATCCCATTCTCTAGCGTGATCATCTCCTCGTCTGTCGAAACCACGCTGAATTGGGCCGCGATCCGGTTCACGTTCACGATCCCGTTCCCACTCTCTTTCGTGCTCTCGACGTGGCAGAGGATCATCAGGATATTCGGTCCGGCTGTAATCATGGACACGGCGGTCTTTCTCTATGAAACTACGTGGCTCCGGGTCCCGATAATCACGGACTTCTCGCACTGAAATCGGTGGTGGCACATGACGCTCGAAAGGACTATCTCGTGATCGTGCACCTC
This genomic window from Malaya genurostris strain Urasoe2022 chromosome 1, Malgen_1.1, whole genome shotgun sequence contains:
- the LOC131425417 gene encoding fl(2)d-associated complex component-like isoform X2, with the protein product MSTPVKRKITLELNPNKKVLPKDRPSVFQRLGTKKFPLPASSSGIIGPGKQHQEQESGINKEEIVKRIVGCDEPETPVLPPKIVPESVSAHARLIEAQLAAKLGKAIVSRGETIGGVNPVPPPGPVSNKHETERSGGHNTSTASDRGGGGGGSSGNNISVPPASAGGGWDQSTLENADQDILERKRKELQHELKLEMDASGGGSSHHHHHRHMSSAMKQKSTKETVVVKKIRKVPVPRRSSSSSDSSSSSGSDSSDSDSSSSSSSSSRDSRRVKKRVIRQRRDSSSSSDGGKKVIKKHTKKVSTDGTKRILTKKAGTHLTTKIRVKKVTSPGGTSHLRKIGREVSPGGKTSAKYMVKKVVALKKEKHAAVVDARERVREKERELALREKEREREKERLRLREREREREHVKSRSPRTHIRSRSPRSRISPAAVSTSSRGREMVKKSPEPLRYRKQPAVIRRTERSPERLDDRRRHEDRERRERQERELARNKEREEALARCQERQRERERLAAAKEKPRRAVEKDGDGGLEKPDRHRPVERLLPRPAERARALAAARSPGKIDHDRSRTPNSPRSRDRLVPRDRSYDRGVVERGYIEHHERRSRSREREYVTPIVRGARSRDSPFERHVPPPISVREVRDYRDPEPRSFIEKDRRVHDYSRTEYPDDPLPRREHEREWERDREREPDRGPIQRGFDRRGDDHAREWDRDHIQASHSHSHSQEPYQGTSRSWDDGHWKEADGWAKEKERGEWKYQQERQWEHDDLAAVGPSAHTHVHGGGRRWQQSHPEQNQGSNWHAKPKEEMDFVPRHKLAGRLGEAPNAGNDRGMFRRHHPVHQPIFNAGRKTHIGIGPSRFGNQSKYSINRTQQNLSVPHQQHQPQSTGSGNQHQPSGPSTSMQQSGNENREILTHRSEVVKLSPKPSETSGQPASSSIGKLADTVAPVAAVAEWDDELETVAPPPTVSVTPAAVSTTTTTTTTAVTNVSATASDADAEAAPFVSPSLEKAPETTAADLALDEDNLSEISDDLDDILTREEDDDLNNSPTQPGTVGSSDVSASVPLSSTATSLGTSSSATISSQVLQHNSHQFQQNQQQSSRPLPRRPFLSKARYKSYDGCIGGPGAGFPPDFYASMDDGNKPSFPIDVTSQLNESLSDDKQPSTDHDALLSQGNSLENVSTSESQQHPSGGNHQEETGASAISDHDPKDAKEAGKLHANKELKEEMDLDFEEISDGELEEENKVKGLGDALGVDWASLAHETRAKLKPEQTIPVSARNRWKAHHILLDIGISVRLAGEAYAQRVLTESKEKLREEIEEFKAAAAAAEQQKVAAVKKEQEEQLFNGIKIKKEVLDEEEQEAQEELEQKQSIIKSEEPTPTSETSEQEANLAGIDKILHPVASVHVAMRNRAQARRNLILRSSGSHSRALSARRDLEIRRQLCGFPPQECNERITEHQSIPTNPELHETVMKLFQSTMQTKKIEVQ
- the LOC131425417 gene encoding fl(2)d-associated complex component-like isoform X3; the encoded protein is MSTPVKRKITLELNPNKKVLPKDRPSVFQRLGTKKFPLPASSSGIIGPGKQHQEQESNYFQGINKEEIVKRIVGCDEPETPVLPPKIVPESVSAHARLIEAQLAAKLGKAIVSRGETIGGVNPVPPPGPVSNKHETERSGGHNTSTASDRGGGGGGSSGNNISVPPASAGGGWDQSTLENADQDILERKRKELQHELKLEMDASGGGSSHHHHHRHMSSAMKQKSTKETVVVKKIRKVPVPRRSSSSSDSSSSSGSDSSDSDSSSSSSSSSRDSRRVKKRVIRQRRDSSSSSDGGKKVIKKHTKKVSTDGTKRILTKKAGTHLTTKIRVKKVTSPGGTSHLRKIGREVSPGGKTSAKYMVKKVVALKKEKHAAVVDARERVREKERELALREKEREREKERLRLREREREREHVKSRSPRTHIRSRSPRSRISPAAVSTSSRGREMVKKSPEPLRYRKQPAVIRRTERSPERLDDRRRHEDRERRERQERELARNKEREEALARCQERQRERERLAAAKEKPRRAVEKDGDGGLEKPDRHRPVERLLPRPAERARALAAARSPGKIDHDRSRTPNSPRSRDRLVPRDRSYDRGVVERGYIEHHERRSRSREREYVTPIVRGARSRDSPFERHVPPPISVREVRDYRDPEPRSFIEKDRRVHDYSRTEYPDDPLPRREHEREWERDREREPDRGPIQRGFDRRGDDHAREWDRDHIQASHSHSHSQEPYQGTSRSWDDGHWKEADGWAKEKERGEWKYQQERQWEHDDLAAVGPSAHTHVHGGGRRWQQSHPEQNQGSNWHAKPKEEMDFVPRHKLAGRLGEAPNAGNDRGMFRRHHPVHQPIFNAGRKTHIGIGPSRFGNQSKYSINRTQQNLSVPHQQHQPQSTGSGNQHQPSGPSTSMQQSGNENREILTHRSEVVKLSPKPSETSGQPASSSIGKLADTVAPVAAVAEWDDELETVAPPPTVSVTPAAVSTTTTTTTTAVTNVSATASDADAEAAPFVSPSLEKAPETTAADLALDEDNLSEISDDLDDILTREEDVTSQLNESLSDDKQPSTDHDALLSQGNSLENVSTSESQQHPSGGNHQEETGASAISDHDPKDAKEAGKLHANKELKEEMDLDFEEISDGELEEENKVKGLGDALGVDWASLAHETRAKLKPEQTIPVSARNRWKAHHILLDIGISVRLAGEAYAQRVLTESKEKLREEIEEFKAAAAAAEQQKVAAVKKEQEEQLFNGIKIKKEVLDEEEQEAQEELEQKQSIIKSEEPTPTSETSEQEANLAGIDKILHPVASVHVAMRNRAQARRNLILRSSGSHSRALSARRDLEIRRQLCGFPPQECNERITEHQSIPTNPELHETVMKLFQSTMQTKKIEVQ
- the LOC131425417 gene encoding fl(2)d-associated complex component-like isoform X1 — translated: MSTPVKRKITLELNPNKKVLPKDRPSVFQRLGTKKFPLPASSSGIIGPGKQHQEQESNYFQGINKEEIVKRIVGCDEPETPVLPPKIVPESVSAHARLIEAQLAAKLGKAIVSRGETIGGVNPVPPPGPVSNKHETERSGGHNTSTASDRGGGGGGSSGNNISVPPASAGGGWDQSTLENADQDILERKRKELQHELKLEMDASGGGSSHHHHHRHMSSAMKQKSTKETVVVKKIRKVPVPRRSSSSSDSSSSSGSDSSDSDSSSSSSSSSRDSRRVKKRVIRQRRDSSSSSDGGKKVIKKHTKKVSTDGTKRILTKKAGTHLTTKIRVKKVTSPGGTSHLRKIGREVSPGGKTSAKYMVKKVVALKKEKHAAVVDARERVREKERELALREKEREREKERLRLREREREREHVKSRSPRTHIRSRSPRSRISPAAVSTSSRGREMVKKSPEPLRYRKQPAVIRRTERSPERLDDRRRHEDRERRERQERELARNKEREEALARCQERQRERERLAAAKEKPRRAVEKDGDGGLEKPDRHRPVERLLPRPAERARALAAARSPGKIDHDRSRTPNSPRSRDRLVPRDRSYDRGVVERGYIEHHERRSRSREREYVTPIVRGARSRDSPFERHVPPPISVREVRDYRDPEPRSFIEKDRRVHDYSRTEYPDDPLPRREHEREWERDREREPDRGPIQRGFDRRGDDHAREWDRDHIQASHSHSHSQEPYQGTSRSWDDGHWKEADGWAKEKERGEWKYQQERQWEHDDLAAVGPSAHTHVHGGGRRWQQSHPEQNQGSNWHAKPKEEMDFVPRHKLAGRLGEAPNAGNDRGMFRRHHPVHQPIFNAGRKTHIGIGPSRFGNQSKYSINRTQQNLSVPHQQHQPQSTGSGNQHQPSGPSTSMQQSGNENREILTHRSEVVKLSPKPSETSGQPASSSIGKLADTVAPVAAVAEWDDELETVAPPPTVSVTPAAVSTTTTTTTTAVTNVSATASDADAEAAPFVSPSLEKAPETTAADLALDEDNLSEISDDLDDILTREEDDDLNNSPTQPGTVGSSDVSASVPLSSTATSLGTSSSATISSQVLQHNSHQFQQNQQQSSRPLPRRPFLSKARYKSYDGCIGGPGAGFPPDFYASMDDGNKPSFPIDVTSQLNESLSDDKQPSTDHDALLSQGNSLENVSTSESQQHPSGGNHQEETGASAISDHDPKDAKEAGKLHANKELKEEMDLDFEEISDGELEEENKVKGLGDALGVDWASLAHETRAKLKPEQTIPVSARNRWKAHHILLDIGISVRLAGEAYAQRVLTESKEKLREEIEEFKAAAAAAEQQKVAAVKKEQEEQLFNGIKIKKEVLDEEEQEAQEELEQKQSIIKSEEPTPTSETSEQEANLAGIDKILHPVASVHVAMRNRAQARRNLILRSSGSHSRALSARRDLEIRRQLCGFPPQECNERITEHQSIPTNPELHETVMKLFQSTMQTKKIEVQ